AGCACGCGGCGCGCGAACGGGAAGAGCAGGCGGGGCGCCTCGCCGAGCAGGAACGGCTGCACCGCATCGGCGGGCACGTTGCGCAGGCCGAACAGGCCGGCATAGGTCAGATCGACGATGAACGCGGTCTGGCCATCGGCCTCCGCCTTGACGTCGATCTTCAGGATGACCTCGTGCACCTCGTCGCCGACCTGCGCCATGCCGATGTTGAACTGGACGTCGATCTGCGGCGGATTCTGGTTCTGGAAGATCGCCGGCGCGTTCGGATTCTCGAACGACAGATCCTTGACGTATTGCGAGATCAGGCCGGCAGCCGGCGCCGTATCTTCGCCATTCGCCGTCGGAGCCGTGTCGAGCGTGGTGCCATAGTCCTGGTCGGCCATGATTGAGCAATCCTTGGATAAGAAGCGTTGAAGACAGCGTGGCGGGGCGGCGTGCAACCGACGGACCGAAGCCGCCCGTCGCGCGTTCGATCGCGATGGTGGACGCGCCTAGCAGTGCGGGCGAGGCGTTTCAACGCCGCCCGCGATCGCCGGCATGGCGGAGTATTCGGGTAACGTCCGACGCGGTTTGAATAAAGCGCGCCATGCGCCTATGTGGTGGGACGGATCGGAGGTACGGTGTTCTACGTGGTTCTTCTCGCGATGGTGGCGGCGTTCCTGGCGCTGCGCCTGTACAGCGTGCTCGGCAAGCGGACCGGCCACGAGCAGCAGCCGATCGCCCGCACGGCGGAGGACCGCCCCGCGACCGTCGCCGTGCCGCGCACGATCGACGTCGCCGCCGAGGTGCGCGAACCGCAGAACCGCAACATCGATCCGAAGGCGGAGCCCGGCCTGCGCGCGATCGTCAACGGCGAGCCGGGTTTCGACGTCAATCAGTTCCTGGGCGGCGCGCAGGCGGCATATCGCATGACGCTGGAAGCGTTCTGGAAGGGCGACGAGACGACGCTCGCCGAGCTGACGCAGCCCGATGTCGCGCACGCTTTCGGCGAGGCAATCGCCGCGCGGCGCGAGGCGGGCGAGACGCTGGAGAACCGGCTGGTGTCGATCGAGCGCGCGACGATCGCCGATGCGACGCTCGAGGGGCGTGAGGCGCGGATCACCGTGCGCTTCGATGCCGACATCGCCGCCGTGACGCGCGATGCGGAGGGTCAGGTCGTCGCCGGATCGCTGACCGATGCGGTCGAGACGCATGACCTGTGGACCTTCACCCGCACGCTGAAGAGCAACGACCCGAACTGGACGCTGGCGGACACCGACGAGGCCTGACGCGCGGTCAGCCGGGTAAATCCGCCGGCCCGTGGTTCGGCCCGTCGTTATCCAACTAAACGCTTGTTCCGGGCCGCCTGCTTGAGGCACTGCCGTTGCCGACACCCTGCGCTGTAAGCGGGTGCGTGTTCGGGGACGGCCATGATCGGTAAACGCGTATCGGTAAGTATCGCTTTGGCGCTCGCCCTGAGCGCCTGTGGTGGGCGGGTCGTGCCCGTCGCCGCCGATCATCGCCCCGTCCTGCCCTATCGCCCTACCGACGGCGGCGGACGCCCCACCCCCGCCCGCCCCGCGCCAGCGCGCCCGACCGCGGGGACGACCGGCCAGACGATCGCAAGCGGCCGCGCCTATGACGGGCGTATCCAGCCCGCGACGCCCTTGCTCGGCACGCCGGTCGTCCCGATCGCGGGCGCGACCAATGCCGCCAGCGCGGGCATCGTGCCCGGCCCCGCGATCGACACGCTGCCGATCACCGAGGCGCAGGCGGAAGCGGCGCGGCAGGCGTTCCTGACCAGCTGTCCCGGCCTGATCCGCCGCACCGACGCGTCCGGCCTGACGCGCGGGCCCGATTGGCAGGCGGCGTGCGACGCGGCGCGTGCGACCCCGCGCGGCGGCGCGCGCGATTTCTTCATCGCCAATTTCGAAACGGTGCAGGTCGGCGACGGCCGCGCCTTCGCCACCGGCTATTACGAGCCGGAAATCGCCGCCTCGCGCGAGCGGCGTCCGGACTACGACGTGCCGATCTACGCGCGGCCCGACGACCTCGTCGACGTCGATCTCGGCCAGTTTTCCGCCGATCTCAAGGGCAAGAAGATCCGTGGCCGCGTCGATGGCAAGAGCCTGATCCCCTATTACGACCGCGCCGCGATCGTCGGCGGTGCGATCGACCGGCGCGCGCCGGTGCTGGCCTGGGGCGCGGACGAGGCGGCGGTGTTC
This portion of the Sphingomonas sp. FARSPH genome encodes:
- the secB gene encoding protein-export chaperone SecB; the protein is MADQDYGTTLDTAPTANGEDTAPAAGLISQYVKDLSFENPNAPAIFQNQNPPQIDVQFNIGMAQVGDEVHEVILKIDVKAEADGQTAFIVDLTYAGLFGLRNVPADAVQPFLLGEAPRLLFPFARRVLADCVRDGGFPPLLLEPIDFGALYMQQAEAQGQFTVGEVGHA
- a CDS encoding Tim44/TimA family putative adaptor protein; this encodes MFYVVLLAMVAAFLALRLYSVLGKRTGHEQQPIARTAEDRPATVAVPRTIDVAAEVREPQNRNIDPKAEPGLRAIVNGEPGFDVNQFLGGAQAAYRMTLEAFWKGDETTLAELTQPDVAHAFGEAIAARREAGETLENRLVSIERATIADATLEGREARITVRFDADIAAVTRDAEGQVVAGSLTDAVETHDLWTFTRTLKSNDPNWTLADTDEA
- the mltA gene encoding murein transglycosylase A, translated to MIGKRVSVSIALALALSACGGRVVPVAADHRPVLPYRPTDGGGRPTPARPAPARPTAGTTGQTIASGRAYDGRIQPATPLLGTPVVPIAGATNAASAGIVPGPAIDTLPITEAQAEAARQAFLTSCPGLIRRTDASGLTRGPDWQAACDAARATPRGGARDFFIANFETVQVGDGRAFATGYYEPEIAASRERRPDYDVPIYARPDDLVDVDLGQFSADLKGKKIRGRVDGKSLIPYYDRAAIVGGAIDRRAPVLAWGADEAAVFFLQVQGSGRLRLPDGQIMRVGYDDQNGRDYTGIGALMKARGLIGPGQTSMQGIVAWLRANPEQGRAIMNENKSFVFFREITTPPLGAMGYVVNGGVSAAADTKFVPLGAPVFLSMDRQDASGLWVAQDTGGAIKGANRFDTFWGAGPLAEATAGGMAARGIAFLLLPIGTLARMQTGAPAQP